In one Cygnus atratus isolate AKBS03 ecotype Queensland, Australia chromosome 14, CAtr_DNAZoo_HiC_assembly, whole genome shotgun sequence genomic region, the following are encoded:
- the SLC6A7 gene encoding sodium-dependent proline transporter, which translates to MKKIRQQHLRKPVTPELLVSPSSQDGDLGSECPEDRGNWTGRLDFLLSCIGYCVGLGNVWRFPYRAYTNGGGAFLVPYFIMLAICGIPIFFMELSLGQFSSLGPLAVWKISPLFKGVGMGTILIVSLVAIYYNMIIAYVLFYLFASLTSDLPWQHCGNWWNTDLCLDHHVIKAGNTTFPVNTSNTVSPSEEYWSRYVLHIQGSSGIGDPGRIRWNLCLCLLLSWTIVYLCILKGVKSSGKVVYFTATFPYLILVMLLIRGVTLEGAWKGIRFYLTPQFDHLLSSKVWIEAALQIFYSLGVGFGGLLTFASYNTFHQNIYRDTFIVTLGNAITSILAGFAIFSVLGYMSQELGVPVNQVAKAGPGLAFVVYPQAMTMLPLSPFWSFLFFFMLLTLGLDSQFAFMETIVTAVTDEFPYYLRPKKASFSAVICIALFLMGLILTTEGGMYWLVLLDDYSAGFGLMVVVIATCLVVTRVYGIKRFCRDIHMMLGFKPGPYFRACWMVLSPATMMALLVYNIIKYQPSEYGAYRFPAWAEALGILMGLFSCLMIPVGMLVAVLREEGTLWERFQQASRPTMDWGPSLEENRTGAYVASLAGSQSPKPLMVHMRKYGGITSYENTAVEVDREIEEEEEESMM; encoded by the exons CCGGTGACACCAGAGCTCCTGgtgagccccagcagccaggacGGGGACCTGGGCTCCGAGTGCCCTGAGGACAGAGGGAACTGGACGGGCCGGCTGgatttcctcctctcctgcatCGGGTACTGCGTGGGGCTCGGCAACGTCTGGAGGTTCCCCTACAGGGCTTACACCAATGGAGGAG GAGCTTTCCTGGTTCCTTACTTCATCATGCTGGCCATCTGCGGGATCCCCATCTTCTTCATGGAGCTGTCGCTTGGGCAGTTCTCCAGCCTGGGGCCACTCGCTGTCTGGAAGATAAGCCCTCTCTTTAAAG gcGTTGGCATGGGCACGATCCTCATCGTCTCCCTGGTGGCCATTTACTACAATATGATCATTGCTTACGTTCTCTTCTACCTCTTTGCATCCCTCACAAGCGACTTGCCCTGGCAGCACTGCGGCAACTGGTGGAACACCGACCTGTGCCTGGACCACCACGTCATCAAGGCGGGGAACACCACCTTCCCCGTCAACACCTCCAACACCGTCAGCCCCAGCGAGGAGTACTGGAG CCGCTATGTTCTGCACATCCAAGGGAGCTCCGGGATTGGGGATCCCGGGAGGATCCGCTGGAACCTGTGTCTGTGCCTGCTCCTTTCGTGGACCATCGTGTACCTGTGCATCTTAAAGGGAGTCAAGTCCTCCGGCAAG GTCGTGTACTTCACCGCCACCTTCCCGTACCTCATCCTGGTGATGCTGCTCATTCGTGGCGTGACGCTGGAGGGGGCCTGGAAGGGGATCCGCTTTTACCTCACTCCCCAGTTTGACCACTTGCTGTCTTCCAAG GTGTGGATTGAGGCAGCCCTGCAGATTTTCTACTCCCTTGGGGTAGGCTTTGGGGGCCTGCTCACCTTCGCCTCGTACAACACCTTCCATCAGAACATCTACAG GGACACCTTCATAGTCACCCTGGGCAACGCCATCACCAGCATCCTGGCGGGGTTTGCCATCTTCTCCGTTTTGGGATACATGTCCCAGGAGCTTGGGGTCCCTGTCAACCAAGTGGCCAAAGCAG GTCCTGGGCTGGCTTTTGTGGTGTACCCCCAGGCCATGACGATGCTCCCCCTGTCTCCGTTCTggtccttcctcttcttcttcatgCTGCTAACCTTGGGCCTGGACAGCCAG TTTGCCTTCATGGAGACCATCGTGACGGCAGTGACAGACGAATTTCCCTACTACCTGCGGCCAAAGAAAGCTTCTTTCTCGGCTGTCATCTGCATTGCCCTCTTCCTGATGGGGCTGATCCTCACAACAGAG GGCGGGATGTACTGGCTGGTCCTACTGGATGACTACAGCGCTGGCTTTGGGCTCATGGTGGTGGTGATCGCTACCTGCCTGGTGGTGACACGTGTCTATG gCATAAAGAGGTTCTGCCGAGACATCCACATGATGCTGGGCTTCAAACCAGGGCCCTACTTCAGGGCGTGCTGGATGGTCCTGTCCCCGGCCACAATGATG GCGCTGCTGGTGTACAACATCATCAAGTACCAGCCCTCCGAGTACGGTGCCTACCGCTTCCCCGCCTGGGCCGAGGCCTTGGGCATCCTCATGGGGCTCTTCTCCTGCCTGATGATTCCCGTGGGCATGCTGGTGGCCGTGCTCCGAGAAGAAGGGACGCTGTGGGAG CGCTTCCAGCAAGCCAGCCGCCCCACCATGGACTGGGGCCCGTCGCTGGAGGAGAACCGCACCGGTGCCTACGTGGCCAGCCTGGCCGGCAGCCAGTCCCCCAAGCCGCTGATGGTCCACATGCGCAAGTACGGGGGCATCACCAGCTACGAGAACACGGCTGTCGAGGTGGACCGGGAGatcgaggaggaggaggaggagtccATGATGTGA
- the CAMK2A gene encoding calcium/calmodulin-dependent protein kinase type II subunit alpha isoform X3, with translation MATITCNRFTEEYQLFEELGKGAFSIVRRCVKVLAGQEYAAKIINTKKLSARDHQKLEREARICRLLKHPNIVRLHDSISEEGHHYLIFDLVTGGELFEDIVAREYYSEADASHCIQQILEAVLHCHQMGVVHRDLKPENLLLASKLKGAAVKLADFGLAIEVEGDQQAWFGFAGTPGYLSPEVLRKDPYGKAVDLWACGVILYILLVGYPPFWDEDQHRLYQQIKAGAYDFPSPEWDTVTPEAKDLINKMLTINPSKRITAAEALKHPWISHRATVASCMHRQETVDCLKKFNARRKLKGAILTTMLATRNFSGGKSGGNKKNDGVKESSESTNTTIEDEDTKVRKQEIIKVTEQLIEAISNGDFESYTKMCDPGMTAFEPEALGNLVEGLDFHRFYFENLWSRNSKPVHTTILNPHIHLMGDESACIAYIRITQYVDAGGIPRTAQSEETRIWHRRDGKWQIVHFHRSGAPSVLPQ, from the exons GGGCGCTTTCTCCATCGTCCGGAGATGCGTGAAGGTGTTGGCAGGACAAGAGTATGCGGCCAAAATCATCAACACCAAGAAGCTGTCTGCCCGAG ATCACCAGAAGCTGGAACGAGAGGCTCGGATCTGCCGCCTCCTGAAGCACCCCAACATCG TGAGGCTCCACGACAGCATCTCCGAAGAGGGCCACCACTACCTGATATTCGACCT GGTCACCGGCGGGGAGCTGTTTGAGGACATCGTGGCCAGGGAGTACTACAGCGAAGCGGATGCCAG CCACTGCATCCAGCAGATCCTGGAGGCTGTCCTGCACTGCCACCAGATGGGGGTGGTCCATCGGGACCTGAAG cctgagaacctgctgctggcctccaAGCTGAAGGGAGCCGCCGTCAAGCTGGCTGACTTCGGCCTCGCCATCGAGGTGGAGGGGGACCAGCAAGCCTGGTTCG GTTTCGCTGGCACCCCGGGATACCTCTCCCCCGAGGTGCTCCGGAAGGATCCCTATGGCAAAGCTGTGGACCTGTGGGCTTGCG GCGTCATCCTGTACATCCTGCTGGTCGGGTACCCGCCCTTCTGGGATGAAGACCAGCACCGACTCTACCAGCAGATCAAGGCCGGGGCGTACGAT TTCCCCTCCCCTGAATGGGACACGGTCACTCCTGAAGCAAAAGATCTCATCAACAAGATGTTGACCATAAACCCCTCCAAGCGCATCACGGCAGCGGAGGCTCTGAAGCACCCCTGGATATCG caccGTGCCACTGTGGCCTCATGCATGCACAGGCAGGAGACGGTGGACTGCCTGAAGAAGTTCAATGCCCGGAGGAAGCTAAAG GGAGCCATCCTCACCACCATGCTGGCCACCAGGAACTTCTCCG gAGGCAAGAGCGGTGGCAACAAGAAGAATGACGGCGTGAAG GAATCGTCGGAGAGCACCAACACCACCATCGAGGATGAAGACACCAAAG TGAGGAAGCAAGAAATCATTAAGGTGACAGAGCAGCTGATCGAAGCAATAAGCAACGGCGACTTTGAGTCCTACAC GAAGATGTGTGACCCCGGGATGACTGCCTTCGAGCCTGAGGCTCTGGGGAACCTCGTGGAAGGCCTGGATTTCCATCGATTCTACTTTGAAAACC TGTGGTCCCGGAACAGCAAACCCGTGCACACGACGATCCTGAACCCCCACATCCACCTGATGGGGGACGAGTCGGCCTGCATCGCCTACATCCGCATCACGCAGTACGTGGACGCGGGGGGCATCCCCCGCACCGCCCAGTCCGAGGAGACCCGCATCTGGCACCGCCGGGATGGCAAATGGCAAATCGTCCACTTCCACAGATCCGGCGCGCCCTCCGTCCTACCGCAGTAA
- the CAMK2A gene encoding calcium/calmodulin-dependent protein kinase type II subunit alpha isoform X1, which produces MATITCNRFTEEYQLFEELGKGAFSIVRRCVKVLAGQEYAAKIINTKKLSARDHQKLEREARICRLLKHPNIVRLHDSISEEGHHYLIFDLVTGGELFEDIVAREYYSEADASHCIQQILEAVLHCHQMGVVHRDLKPENLLLASKLKGAAVKLADFGLAIEVEGDQQAWFGFAGTPGYLSPEVLRKDPYGKAVDLWACGVILYILLVGYPPFWDEDQHRLYQQIKAGAYDFPSPEWDTVTPEAKDLINKMLTINPSKRITAAEALKHPWISHRATVASCMHRQETVDCLKKFNARRKLKGAILTTMLATRNFSGGKSGGNKKNDGVKKRKSSSSVQLMESSESTNTTIEDEDTKVRKQEIIKVTEQLIEAISNGDFESYTKMCDPGMTAFEPEALGNLVEGLDFHRFYFENLWSRNSKPVHTTILNPHIHLMGDESACIAYIRITQYVDAGGIPRTAQSEETRIWHRRDGKWQIVHFHRSGAPSVLPQ; this is translated from the exons GGGCGCTTTCTCCATCGTCCGGAGATGCGTGAAGGTGTTGGCAGGACAAGAGTATGCGGCCAAAATCATCAACACCAAGAAGCTGTCTGCCCGAG ATCACCAGAAGCTGGAACGAGAGGCTCGGATCTGCCGCCTCCTGAAGCACCCCAACATCG TGAGGCTCCACGACAGCATCTCCGAAGAGGGCCACCACTACCTGATATTCGACCT GGTCACCGGCGGGGAGCTGTTTGAGGACATCGTGGCCAGGGAGTACTACAGCGAAGCGGATGCCAG CCACTGCATCCAGCAGATCCTGGAGGCTGTCCTGCACTGCCACCAGATGGGGGTGGTCCATCGGGACCTGAAG cctgagaacctgctgctggcctccaAGCTGAAGGGAGCCGCCGTCAAGCTGGCTGACTTCGGCCTCGCCATCGAGGTGGAGGGGGACCAGCAAGCCTGGTTCG GTTTCGCTGGCACCCCGGGATACCTCTCCCCCGAGGTGCTCCGGAAGGATCCCTATGGCAAAGCTGTGGACCTGTGGGCTTGCG GCGTCATCCTGTACATCCTGCTGGTCGGGTACCCGCCCTTCTGGGATGAAGACCAGCACCGACTCTACCAGCAGATCAAGGCCGGGGCGTACGAT TTCCCCTCCCCTGAATGGGACACGGTCACTCCTGAAGCAAAAGATCTCATCAACAAGATGTTGACCATAAACCCCTCCAAGCGCATCACGGCAGCGGAGGCTCTGAAGCACCCCTGGATATCG caccGTGCCACTGTGGCCTCATGCATGCACAGGCAGGAGACGGTGGACTGCCTGAAGAAGTTCAATGCCCGGAGGAAGCTAAAG GGAGCCATCCTCACCACCATGCTGGCCACCAGGAACTTCTCCG gAGGCAAGAGCGGTGGCAACAAGAAGAATGACGGCGTGAAG aaaagaaagtcCAGTTCCAGCGTTCAGTTAATG GAATCGTCGGAGAGCACCAACACCACCATCGAGGATGAAGACACCAAAG TGAGGAAGCAAGAAATCATTAAGGTGACAGAGCAGCTGATCGAAGCAATAAGCAACGGCGACTTTGAGTCCTACAC GAAGATGTGTGACCCCGGGATGACTGCCTTCGAGCCTGAGGCTCTGGGGAACCTCGTGGAAGGCCTGGATTTCCATCGATTCTACTTTGAAAACC TGTGGTCCCGGAACAGCAAACCCGTGCACACGACGATCCTGAACCCCCACATCCACCTGATGGGGGACGAGTCGGCCTGCATCGCCTACATCCGCATCACGCAGTACGTGGACGCGGGGGGCATCCCCCGCACCGCCCAGTCCGAGGAGACCCGCATCTGGCACCGCCGGGATGGCAAATGGCAAATCGTCCACTTCCACAGATCCGGCGCGCCCTCCGTCCTACCGCAGTAA
- the CAMK2A gene encoding calcium/calmodulin-dependent protein kinase type II subunit alpha isoform X4 yields MATITCNRFTEEYQLFEELGKGAFSIVRRCVKVLAGQEYAAKIINTKKLSARDHQKLEREARICRLLKHPNIVRLHDSISEEGHHYLIFDLVTGGELFEDIVAREYYSEADASHCIQQILEAVLHCHQMGVVHRDLKPENLLLASKLKGAAVKLADFGLAIEVEGDQQAWFGFAGTPGYLSPEVLRKDPYGKAVDLWACGVILYILLVGYPPFWDEDQHRLYQQIKAGAYDFPSPEWDTVTPEAKDLINKMLTINPSKRITAAEALKHPWISHRATVASCMHRQETVDCLKKFNARRKLKGAILTTMLATRNFSGRCRLRKNDGVKESSESTNTTIEDEDTKVRKQEIIKVTEQLIEAISNGDFESYTKMCDPGMTAFEPEALGNLVEGLDFHRFYFENLWSRNSKPVHTTILNPHIHLMGDESACIAYIRITQYVDAGGIPRTAQSEETRIWHRRDGKWQIVHFHRSGAPSVLPQ; encoded by the exons GGGCGCTTTCTCCATCGTCCGGAGATGCGTGAAGGTGTTGGCAGGACAAGAGTATGCGGCCAAAATCATCAACACCAAGAAGCTGTCTGCCCGAG ATCACCAGAAGCTGGAACGAGAGGCTCGGATCTGCCGCCTCCTGAAGCACCCCAACATCG TGAGGCTCCACGACAGCATCTCCGAAGAGGGCCACCACTACCTGATATTCGACCT GGTCACCGGCGGGGAGCTGTTTGAGGACATCGTGGCCAGGGAGTACTACAGCGAAGCGGATGCCAG CCACTGCATCCAGCAGATCCTGGAGGCTGTCCTGCACTGCCACCAGATGGGGGTGGTCCATCGGGACCTGAAG cctgagaacctgctgctggcctccaAGCTGAAGGGAGCCGCCGTCAAGCTGGCTGACTTCGGCCTCGCCATCGAGGTGGAGGGGGACCAGCAAGCCTGGTTCG GTTTCGCTGGCACCCCGGGATACCTCTCCCCCGAGGTGCTCCGGAAGGATCCCTATGGCAAAGCTGTGGACCTGTGGGCTTGCG GCGTCATCCTGTACATCCTGCTGGTCGGGTACCCGCCCTTCTGGGATGAAGACCAGCACCGACTCTACCAGCAGATCAAGGCCGGGGCGTACGAT TTCCCCTCCCCTGAATGGGACACGGTCACTCCTGAAGCAAAAGATCTCATCAACAAGATGTTGACCATAAACCCCTCCAAGCGCATCACGGCAGCGGAGGCTCTGAAGCACCCCTGGATATCG caccGTGCCACTGTGGCCTCATGCATGCACAGGCAGGAGACGGTGGACTGCCTGAAGAAGTTCAATGCCCGGAGGAAGCTAAAG GGAGCCATCCTCACCACCATGCTGGCCACCAGGAACTTCTCCGGTAGGTGCCGTCTCCGG AAGAATGACGGCGTGAAG GAATCGTCGGAGAGCACCAACACCACCATCGAGGATGAAGACACCAAAG TGAGGAAGCAAGAAATCATTAAGGTGACAGAGCAGCTGATCGAAGCAATAAGCAACGGCGACTTTGAGTCCTACAC GAAGATGTGTGACCCCGGGATGACTGCCTTCGAGCCTGAGGCTCTGGGGAACCTCGTGGAAGGCCTGGATTTCCATCGATTCTACTTTGAAAACC TGTGGTCCCGGAACAGCAAACCCGTGCACACGACGATCCTGAACCCCCACATCCACCTGATGGGGGACGAGTCGGCCTGCATCGCCTACATCCGCATCACGCAGTACGTGGACGCGGGGGGCATCCCCCGCACCGCCCAGTCCGAGGAGACCCGCATCTGGCACCGCCGGGATGGCAAATGGCAAATCGTCCACTTCCACAGATCCGGCGCGCCCTCCGTCCTACCGCAGTAA
- the CAMK2A gene encoding calcium/calmodulin-dependent protein kinase type II subunit alpha isoform X2, whose translation MATITCNRFTEEYQLFEELGKGAFSIVRRCVKVLAGQEYAAKIINTKKLSARDHQKLEREARICRLLKHPNIVRLHDSISEEGHHYLIFDLVTGGELFEDIVAREYYSEADASHCIQQILEAVLHCHQMGVVHRDLKPENLLLASKLKGAAVKLADFGLAIEVEGDQQAWFGFAGTPGYLSPEVLRKDPYGKAVDLWACGVILYILLVGYPPFWDEDQHRLYQQIKAGAYDFPSPEWDTVTPEAKDLINKMLTINPSKRITAAEALKHPWISHRATVASCMHRQETVDCLKKFNARRKLKGAILTTMLATRNFSGRCRLRKNDGVKKRKSSSSVQLMESSESTNTTIEDEDTKVRKQEIIKVTEQLIEAISNGDFESYTKMCDPGMTAFEPEALGNLVEGLDFHRFYFENLWSRNSKPVHTTILNPHIHLMGDESACIAYIRITQYVDAGGIPRTAQSEETRIWHRRDGKWQIVHFHRSGAPSVLPQ comes from the exons GGGCGCTTTCTCCATCGTCCGGAGATGCGTGAAGGTGTTGGCAGGACAAGAGTATGCGGCCAAAATCATCAACACCAAGAAGCTGTCTGCCCGAG ATCACCAGAAGCTGGAACGAGAGGCTCGGATCTGCCGCCTCCTGAAGCACCCCAACATCG TGAGGCTCCACGACAGCATCTCCGAAGAGGGCCACCACTACCTGATATTCGACCT GGTCACCGGCGGGGAGCTGTTTGAGGACATCGTGGCCAGGGAGTACTACAGCGAAGCGGATGCCAG CCACTGCATCCAGCAGATCCTGGAGGCTGTCCTGCACTGCCACCAGATGGGGGTGGTCCATCGGGACCTGAAG cctgagaacctgctgctggcctccaAGCTGAAGGGAGCCGCCGTCAAGCTGGCTGACTTCGGCCTCGCCATCGAGGTGGAGGGGGACCAGCAAGCCTGGTTCG GTTTCGCTGGCACCCCGGGATACCTCTCCCCCGAGGTGCTCCGGAAGGATCCCTATGGCAAAGCTGTGGACCTGTGGGCTTGCG GCGTCATCCTGTACATCCTGCTGGTCGGGTACCCGCCCTTCTGGGATGAAGACCAGCACCGACTCTACCAGCAGATCAAGGCCGGGGCGTACGAT TTCCCCTCCCCTGAATGGGACACGGTCACTCCTGAAGCAAAAGATCTCATCAACAAGATGTTGACCATAAACCCCTCCAAGCGCATCACGGCAGCGGAGGCTCTGAAGCACCCCTGGATATCG caccGTGCCACTGTGGCCTCATGCATGCACAGGCAGGAGACGGTGGACTGCCTGAAGAAGTTCAATGCCCGGAGGAAGCTAAAG GGAGCCATCCTCACCACCATGCTGGCCACCAGGAACTTCTCCGGTAGGTGCCGTCTCCGG AAGAATGACGGCGTGAAG aaaagaaagtcCAGTTCCAGCGTTCAGTTAATG GAATCGTCGGAGAGCACCAACACCACCATCGAGGATGAAGACACCAAAG TGAGGAAGCAAGAAATCATTAAGGTGACAGAGCAGCTGATCGAAGCAATAAGCAACGGCGACTTTGAGTCCTACAC GAAGATGTGTGACCCCGGGATGACTGCCTTCGAGCCTGAGGCTCTGGGGAACCTCGTGGAAGGCCTGGATTTCCATCGATTCTACTTTGAAAACC TGTGGTCCCGGAACAGCAAACCCGTGCACACGACGATCCTGAACCCCCACATCCACCTGATGGGGGACGAGTCGGCCTGCATCGCCTACATCCGCATCACGCAGTACGTGGACGCGGGGGGCATCCCCCGCACCGCCCAGTCCGAGGAGACCCGCATCTGGCACCGCCGGGATGGCAAATGGCAAATCGTCCACTTCCACAGATCCGGCGCGCCCTCCGTCCTACCGCAGTAA